Below is a window of Fundulus heteroclitus isolate FHET01 unplaced genomic scaffold, MU-UCD_Fhet_4.1 scaffold_54, whole genome shotgun sequence DNA.
tCATCTACTCATCATGTGCTTGTCTGTGCTTGGGTCCTAAAATCCCGATGGCCCCAGTGAAACGAGGGGAGCAGATCGCAACACTTCACTTTTTTCTTcaccctttttgtttttacttccttcccgatttctttaaaaaacagtGGGACCAAATAAACCTCCAGCAGGAAATTACCCACTCATTTTCCATCCACCCACTAAATCCACATTTTTACTGTCCATATTTAATTGTcattaaatcaaatatttttacaCAGGGAGGAGTCGAGGCTTTGCAACCATCTGGTCCAATTTTCTGTAGTGGAGGGACATCCCTTTTATTCTGCAAATGTCTTCACAGAATCCAGCAAATCAGCCCTGCTGGCCGCTATGCCCCTGAAAATATTGTACAGTTAAAGACAATCCTTCCTATAAAGATCTTTTCCAGCAATCCAGCAATGCTGCCTGCTCTAGACTCTTAAAGTTAAAGAGGGGCCCTTATCTCACTGTAAAGGCCTTTCACTCTCTAGGAATGTTGGTTAACGAAAACCTAGTTGACCCTGCTTTCATTACTTGACTATTGTCACTAAATCCTAATTAACCCCACCTTTATTGCCTTGCAAAGGACTTACACCCAGGTTCCAAAAATGCAGCCCACCCATGTATACTCCCTAGCGTAGAAATTGTATCCTTTTCTTTAACTATTTTTGATTATTAGATTATAATGGGACAATTTATTACACCGAACAAGTGGCTCACCAGATACCAGAGGAGTCACTTTGAGTTTATTTAGCCGAGAAGCAGCCCATCCTTCTTTAGCGACTACATGAGGTAAGAGGTTGAAGCCAAACACTAGTTTGCTGACATTCTTGGGTCCAGTTGAGGAATCCTCCTCGACAATGCCAAGTTTGTGGTGGAAAAACAAGATCATCCAAGCACTGTTATAGCGAAAATCACTCAGTGAGGTTTATTAAAGTATCTTGAACAAGATGAGAGCAAAGACTGTGACCCAGAGCATCCACATCAGAGTATAAACTCTGACAGAGGGTAAGTTCTGACCTTCAGGGTTAGTACATGTTTTTTGATACCCAAGAACAGGAGAAGTGCAACATATTTACGAGACAAACTTTGAGAACTAGTTTCATGGCAAGGTGCTGTGAGAGTGTAGTTCTCTTTATCTATCTCTTCCAGCTGCAGAACCGGTTCGGAAAGATGACCTTTAAGCTGCAAAATGGAGAGAAACCATAAGCATATAAAATGAAGATCGCATAAACACAGTCACAAGACTTTAGGAGGCAACAAAATATCCCATTGCAGTCAACCCTGTTTAAAAGTGCAAAAGATCAGCAAGGATCTTGAAGAAGCAATTGTTCCAGCTCCTCAATAATCACAACATAAATGCAATTTTTCACTTCAACAGCTTTTGTGTAGCTGTCACGTTCCACAACACCTAAACGCACTTAATGACTGCTGCACACAACTGATCATTTACTCCCTGCGTTCTTGTGTAAATTGCAGTGAtgctttgcatatttttttttatggtgcaatggtttttttcattctttaaaacatgccattaaaatgttttactcccTTTGTTGGAAGTACCATGCCCTGTAAAATGGTTAAACCTTTTAGCGTTGCAATATTTTTAATGGCACATACAGAcattttaatgggatttaaAGTGCAAAATCTGACTGTATGTTTAAAGTGATTGTCCTGTTACAGGGTAAAAGTCAGTCCTAGTCTCAAGTCTTCCGCCTCCAACATGGTTAATTTCAGGACTGTCCTCTATTTGgccctttcagttttttttccgtTGGTTTTGACCAGCTTCCCTATTGTGCCTACTGAAGAaaggcatccccacagcatgatggctCCACTACCATATGTCACATGGGGATGGGGTAGTTAGGCTGATATGTATTGTTCTTCTACACATGTAGGTGAAGAAATAGAATTTGTGTCTCAgttgaccagagcacctttttccacatgtttgctatTAATTTCCCCTGGCAAAAATGCCTTTCTGTTTTCCCCTCTTCCACATCCACTTCACATTTGGAGAGTGCAAATAATCAACGCTCTCCTTGCCAAACCTGTCAGATTAGGTGTACAGCTACTGTATGTCTTGTTAGGCATACAGGTGCATAATAAGCCTCTATTTTCAGATAATGTATTCAACAGTCCCATTtgagatgtttaaagtttaaacggCATTGCTTTATCCCTTACCTGTCTGCTCTGTTCCCtggttttcatgatgctgtttgttcagaaATGTCCTTTAacaaatttattattatttgtaaaacaaaaaaatatatatatatatatatatatgtatatgtgtgtgtatgtatccACTTTACAAATACATACAGTATTGTGTTGATCTGTatcataaaattccaataaaatgtattgaagttTCTTGTTGTAtgtaatgtgaaaatgttcagtctgGTTTAGCTCAGTTACTTTGGCaaggtgtttgttttttcagaaaaaaatgctcaaactaaattaaaaacctCCCATCCTGCTAAACCAGAATAGGCTGAGTTAATAGTTAAACTTTAAAGCCGCAAGAGTCACGCCCCTCATCTATATCTGGAATCTGAAGTTTTACGAAACTGTCAAACTCAAAGGAGACCTAACTGTTTTGAATTTGATTCATAGTGCAGTATTCGACTTTGTCCTTTGTCCAAAACCTCTTTGGTTTTGTGACATGTTATTCATTTGATCCTAAACATTggaaaaaataagacaaacGACAAGAAATTtccacaaaatataaaaacccagctacacacacacatatttatataaatacacacacacacacacacacacacacacacacacacacacacacacacacacaccaatatcttagaaaaatggagagaaaaagaagagaactGCATCTTAAAATGTGTCATTCTCAGCTAAATTTGCCTTCTGTTTGTTCTTCCTACATTTTATGATCCATAACGCCAGcagcccagttcatagtctgtttgcatgtttacaaacatactactggttccacaggttcttgttCTGATTGagatttacactgtctctcacatgCTAATTGTGacgaaaaaaaaactgtacagaAAGGACTCCAATGAGAGCTTAGACATTTTCCAAGAATTCAGTGATTTAATGACAGTCCAAAGGTCAGTTCACAGGGAATCAGTCAAGAGGGCACAGGTGTCCAAAAACACTGGGCTGAGGCAGAGTTGAACCACAAAATAGGTCAAAAAGTCACTAGAGGCTAGAAaacttgggggaaaaaagtctgGAATGCTTGCTGgtagaaacaaagacaaactggCATGGAAGGAAGGGAACCGACTGATTAAATATACACAAGAGGAGATGACTGAGAGTAGGTGTTCAATCAGACTGGCTGGGAAAGTGCAGGCAGCGGAGGTAGTGCAAATCAAAGCTGCCACGTCACACTAATGTCTATTTTTATTACACTTTTAGCTTCTAGTGTTTGTTTGACGATCCATGCAAATTTCACAATTCTTTAACTTGAACATCTGaatttttgctaatgactatttgcacacattttaacatttatacaattgcacagtatttcACATCATCCTATAATATGACTGCTGtctctttttatatttaaatcttatcagatgctaaggactattcgCGCACCTCTTGGCTTGTCATGGGGTGTTGTTGGGGCATTCAGCTTGACCATTATATCATGACTTGTgcctgtgtgttatgtgtgaattctgagtaGGTGTCTCACCAAATTTCCTTACAGTTacttaatgacaataaagacttgaTGAGCataataaagactcttgattcttgatatAAATCTGAGCACGTAAAGGAAGCACATGTGGACAAGAACTTTAGTATCTCAAACATCACCTGCCCTTCATGATGGGGGAACAGCTTCTTCTTGCTGAGAGCCGGGATCAAATTCTGGATGAAGACGGTGTCGAGAAATCTTTCAGAGGCCAGATCCTTTTCCGTTTATAACGCGTGTTCAGAAAAGACCCAAATACTGGCCTTACAAGCCACATAGTGAAactaaatgcttttattttgcaagACAAACAAATGAAACCACAATACCAAACTGAGAAACCATAAAATGCTGCCTGACTGCCATGACAGGAACAAACTAACAAAGGAGATGTGACACAACGAAACTAAAAATATGGAACTGGAAAGAGTGAAGCAAGGAGTGATAACGAGCACCTGAGAGTCGGTGGGAGAGGAGCAAGAAGCAAAACGAGCTGAGAAACAAAGACATAAGATAACAATTAACTTTTCCACCTTTCTCGAGTTAAAACCAAAATAGTAATTTTTTAGAACTTaagtgtgaagtggaagaaacaTCCATAATTTTCCTACACgctttatccctgttggggtcgcgagggtgCTGGAAGAAACTTgaaatatgatttttaaaattttttacaaataaaaatattgaaagtgGTGCATCCATTTGCATTCACAGGAGTTACAGCTTCCTAAGTCTTTTTGGAGTGTCTCTCTATGAACTTTGCACATCAAGAAACATACATTTTTGGTTGGTTCTCCTTTGCAAAATAGTTTGAGCTCAGTTAGATCAGACAGAGAGTGTCTGTGACTCAAACCAAGCTTTAACGAGTTTGCTTGTCACTACAGGAAacaaacatccccacagcatgatgctgtcgcAATGATTGATTCACTGCTGGGATATTTGTGTTCAGGGCAACCTATTGTGCCTAATTTTAGCCTTATCTTTGAGGATGTGCTTTCTTCCAGTTGTTTTCTGTATCCTTTACATGGCTTTAAATGGGACTTTTCATAGCTTTCTATCAACATAGCGTTCTAGTggctgtcctgtcaacagatttccCCACTAAGCTGTAgtttctgctgctcctccaggccTCTTAGCTGcttatttgcttttcttttcttgcctGGTCTGTCAGTGTAAGAGGATCTGTCAGAGTACATACTCTGAGTTGAGCCACACTCTTCtcattttcagaaaaaggaCCGCACATCATCATGTTTTACtacctaactctgctttaaatgtCTCCATGACCTGTCTACTGTGTTCCTAGGTCTTCATGAAGCTGCGTGTTCCCTAGTGttgtctaacaaacctctggaGCCTTTAATTGCATCTGCATTCATACTAAGGTTAAATTACACCCAAATTAATTCTATTTACTAACGAGGGGACTTCTGGAAGTGGTTGGTTacagcagattttatttaagggtatcagaATAAATGGGAATAAATATGCttgctggatttttttatttatttatttttgattttgtattATGGTTACATACtttctaaagcaaaaaaaaaaaaaaaaaaacaacaaatgaatgGTGAAGACTCTCATGGAAACACAAACATATTATTAAACAGGATCTTTAAATTCCTGACAGGGCTTGGTTGGTTTTATCTAGGGTAGTGCCCAAATACTTAGAATGTTTTAATTCTTCACTTTGCCttgcacaacaaaaataaatgccatCAAGAATGGAAAGTGTGTCCGAAAGATAATGTggctctttatttattttttcctcattgATCCATAACTGCTACCTGCGGTCTGATTTCCCTttctgaaaaatttaaaatgttaaacagtTTGTATCATTTCAAATTTGTGATATTTGATCATACTGTCACACAGGTTCTCACTGTCACTTTTTATACAGTTTGCAGTTTACCACCTgatgttttaaacaattttaaaatctatttttttttgtgtccaaCAGATTCATAGACATTTTTTTGCTCATAGTTTCTTATCTCTCTAAATCTTAACACACTCATACCTTGCATCCAAGATACACCTAGAATGATCAAATGCATAAAGAACACCAGACCAAAAAGCTGCTGAGCAAGATTAGGTTCCAAAGAAACAATTGGAAGGAAATATATTTGCTGCCAGAGTAGGTGGGAGAAAAAACAAGTGACAGATGTCCGACTGGTTAATCCGGATTCACATAGCTGTACAATCATACCGCGCCCAGCTCTTTGCCTTATAAAGTTGTGATAACAGAGAAGCATGCACAAGAGCGCTCCAGCACCACCTGAACTTGCCACAATTTCCAGCAGAAAGATCTCTGACAAACGGCATCATGAGTGTGAGGGTCAAACAGAAAAGACGATCCAGAGCTTATTCCTCCACGGAAGGCTTCAGCAGCAGGTCAATGGGATCCAACCAGGTCCCCAAAGCCAGCGCCACAAATAAAGTGGTTCCCCTTCGACCTGTTACGTTCAACAGGAGCCTTCTTACTCCTCTGAAGATAGACATGGATCCTGCTTCCCAGGCTCTGCGCATCCAGGAGAAGGAGCAGATCAAGGGCCTGAATAACCGCTTCGCATCATACATCCAAAAGGTGAGGGGGTAGCCCAGCTGAAagatttttttacataaaaaagtaaCATGCTTGTAGATTATTCGGTTACAGAACAAGGTCAGTCTTGCCCTCTAGAAATTCTCTGTCactgaagtttttttctttagacacattttatttcaagttgaCCAGAGAGTCTCGCAATCAATCAGCCATTCATGACTGTTTTCTTAGGGTATGAATATGATGTGACTCAGAGGGCCAATTCTCTTAGCTACTCTTGAAAATGGGAAAGAGGGGAGAACATCCCCTCAGTAGTGGTTCTTGCCTAAATGTAGCCCCTATCGGCATACAGACTGTATTGGCTATGCAAAGAGATTtcaaaaaaaccttttaaaacaaataagtagcgctttttttagttttcaaattttaattaaaacactAAGCACCATTAATTAGTATGGTCATATTTTATGATAATGTCCAATGTCAATGGACTGGACATcacaaaacccttttgaaaaccATTCTTGTCGAAATGATAGATATGTGTTTTGAGGCATAtcaccctttaaaaaaatacttcactgtTTGCCACTCAAGTAAGGCATTACTTTATTCTCACCAAACCTGTCCATATCTGCAGTCAGATCATAAATCTAAAGGTTTAAAACGAATGAAACTGTAACAAACGGGTCAGGAACAGGATCCAAGCTCAGCTTGGCATGTGACTCAGTGAGGAGGAGGATTGGGTAATTAAAATAGATACTCTAAAGATCACTAGTTGATGTCGTTCAAAATTTGTGAGAAAACTAACAATACTGGCCTTGTAACTGATATTTTAATATCAAAGTACGATTTTCTGGATTGGATGGATCTGCTTGGTGCTTCTGTTCCAGGTTCAGCTGCTGGAGCAAGAGAACAAAATGCTGGAAACCAAGTGGCAGCTTGTGCAGAATCAGACCACCGCTTCCACCAATATTGAGCCCATATACAGAAGCTTCATCGATAACCTGCAAAGACAGCTGGACCTTGCCCTCAGAGACAAAGCACAACTTGAGAGGGAGAAGACCGGCATGATCAATCAATTGGACAATTTCAAAACAAagtgagatattttttttttagtttgaggGATTTTAGTGACTTGGTAAAGATAGAGGAGATCAACAAGAGTAACAAGATATTTGTGGTTGGTTCAGGTATGAAGAGGAGCTCAACAGAAGGGCTGAGGGAGAACAAGTCTTCGTTAATCTCAAAAAGGTAAAGACCATGCACATGAATATACAGGAACTTTGCTTTTTACTTGCTTCCCTAGGgacattcttttatttttatgactcTAAAAATTATAACCTCCTTGGAAAATaccacacatttaaaaacaattccCAGATCAGGTTGAGCATGGATTAAAaagttgctttatttgtttgtttttgctttgtttttctcaccAGGATGTGGATACTTCCTACACCGCCCAGGTGCAATTAGAAACCACAAAGGCAGCTCTTGCAGACGAGGCCACTTTCCTCAAGGCTATTTATGAAGCTGTGCGTAAACCCCACTTTTCTACAACTGAAATTCATAGGGAATGTGTTCTGCTTTACcaatgatttagatttttactcttattttcttttgtttttggtgttgttctttgtttgtttgtttttttaaataaaaggagcTGAGAGAGCTGAACGGGAGCATGGGGGATACCTCTGTAGTGGTGGAGATAGACAACTCCCGCAACCTGAACATGGATCAGATTATTGCTGATATCAAGGCTCAGTATGAGGAAGTCGCTGCCCGAAGTCGCgaagaaacagaaatatggtACAGGACAAAGGTGAGAaagaaatatttctttatttcttccaGGATTCTTTCGCAAAGATGTGAGAAAAGTCTtgaaataatttcatatttcatcacattaaaatgtttcaccCCTGACAATCTCTTTAGAAGAGACACTttttatagattattttttgAGTTAATCAAAttctttgaggtgttttaatgtGGAACTGTGTGTTTCCCTAGCGTTTTGAATATGGACTTTCTTTTAACTATTCTCAAAAATGGGAAAGATGATAATACGAAGGCAGATGGTAGTAGGaaggcagatttttttattttttttatttcttgttttcccACGTTCACAATTTAAATCAACAACCTGAAGTGTGCCAACTAAGGCTGGCGGTGAAAACATTATCCTGTCACCACCCACAGTGAACATGATGGCATGGATGGGAGAGaaaaatctgactgagctgttGCATAGCATCACTGTTGGGCCAGATTCTAACGTGTCCTCTGAGAATCAACTCAGTGGAGAAACCTTCATATATTTCTGTAGTCCCGCTGATAAATATCCTGTAAAAACTAGCAAAAAGAGCATGCGACAACGTCCAAATTGtttgaatttactttttttttttttttttttgtgagatgCAAAGTTTTTATCTGACAACACAGatcagtttttttaaacacctttACCACTTCATTGATCCATATATTATCTTACACTAATCTGAGGTCGGGTCGCATTGATATCAGGTCCAGTAGAGAAAACCCAGATATACATCTTCCAAGGAACACCATTCACATCATTCTGGGAGATCCCTAAGCATTCCCGGGGCCAGAAGGTCATTACAGTCCCTCTAGCGAATTTTGG
It encodes the following:
- the LOC105926129 gene encoding intermediate filament protein ON3, which codes for MSVRVKQKRRSRAYSSTEGFSSRSMGSNQVPKASATNKVVPLRPVTFNRSLLTPLKIDMDPASQALRIQEKEQIKGLNNRFASYIQKVQLLEQENKMLETKWQLVQNQTTASTNIEPIYRSFIDNLQRQLDLALRDKAQLEREKTGMINQLDNFKTKYEEELNRRAEGEQVFVNLKKDVDTSYTAQVQLETTKAALADEATFLKAIYEAELRELNGSMGDTSVVVEIDNSRNLNMDQIIADIKAQYEEVAARSREETEIWYRTKVELMTDKANQCDNELHSTKAEIAELKRMINRVKHEIDVTNAQRATVETSIVNMDESGEKAVLDARERIKALEQALMEAKHFMTKQVKEYQELMNVKLALDIEISTYRKLMEGEEARIGHKDAVNIRSVPTRNMSPAPTKAPVQRRRSGPVLIKTVETQNTSYN